CGCGGATTGCCTTGCCGAGGCGGGTGCGGTTCACGAGGTAGTTCAGGATGCCCAGGCTGAGCAGCGCCACGACGACCAGAATCACGTCCTTGAGCTGAAGGTCCACGCCCACGCCACGCAGGAAGTTCCCGAGGGGCGCGCAGCTGCTGGTGGCCGCGCAGAACTTGTCGGCGAACCCGGCAGGCAGGGTGTAGGTCAGGTCGAAGCGGCCCTGGAGTCCCTCGATGACGCGCAGGACGTCCTGCAGGATCAGCGAGACGCCGATGGCGGTGATCAGCGGCACGAGTTTGGGGGCGTTGCGCAGCGGCCGGTACGCGAGGCGCTCGATCAACACGTTCAGCAGGCCCGAGATGGTCATGGCGGCCAGCAGCGCGATGACCAGCTTCAGGTAGCCGTTCATGTCGACGCCTTTGAGCAGGCGGAAGACTTCGAATCCGACCACGGCCCCGGTGACGAACACCTCGGAGTGGGCGAAGTTGATGAGCTGCAGAACGCCGTACACCATGGTGTACCCCAGCGCGATGATGGCGTAGACGAACCCGAGGACGAGTCCGCCGACGATCACGTTGACCAGGAAGGGCAGGAGGGTGGCGAGATCCAAGTAAATTCAACTCCTTTCTGGGAGTGTGGACGCCCGGTCAGTTAGACGGCCAGGGCGTACCACTGAAATGCAACAGTCCGGGCGGAGTGAACGCCTTGCCTTCACTCCCCTGACGCCGTGACCTGCGCGCCCGGCACCGACGGTCACCTGAAATGGTACTCCGGTCACGCACTCGCGCGCCCGTGTGCCCGGCCAGCCGGAAAACAATCGGGGCCGAGCACGCGGCCCGGCCCCAGGATGGTGCGGGGAGGTCTGTTGCAGGGCAGGCGCGTCTATACACGCTCCTGCCCAGGTTGGCGCTTAAGGCTTGGGCGCCTTGACGGGCAGGCTGGTGCTCAGCTTGAACTTGCCGTCCGTGACGTTCATCACGTACAGCGTGCCGGCTTTGCGGTCACCCACCGAGTTGAAGGCCACGTTGCCCGACAGCAGGCCGGTGAAGCTGCCCTTGCGGATGGCGCTCTCCACCTGCGCGCGGCTGGGCAGCTTGTTGCTGTTGCCGCGCACGGCGTTCAGCACGCCCTGCAGCACGACCTTGGCGGCGTCGTAACCGAAGGCCCCGAAGCCCTGGGCGTCGTCGTTGAAGGTCTTCTTGTAGCTGGCGGCGAACACCTTCGCGGCGGGCAGCGCGTCGATGGGCGCGGCGACGGTCGTGAAGTAGATGTTGTTCGCGTTGGCCGCGCCGACGATCACGGGCAGTTCGCCGCTGTCGAGGCCGTCGCCGCCGACCACGGGGGTCGCGACGCCGCTTTCACGCAGCTGCTTGATGAACACGCCCACCTGGTTGTAGATGCCGCCGAAGTAGATGGCGTCGGGCTTCTGCAGCTTGATCTTGGCGATGATGCTGGAGAAGTCGCTCTTCTCCTCGGTGCCCTCGTTCGCGCTGACGGTCACGGCCTTGGCTTTCAGGGCCTTCTCGACTTCCTTGGCCAGACCCTCGCCGTAGGCGGTCTTGTCGTTCAGGATGTAGACCTTCTTGGCCTTCAGGTTGCCGCTGATGAAGTTCGCGCCGGCGGGACCCTGGGAGTCGTCGCGGGCCACGATGCGGTTCATGTTGCTCAGGCCGCGATCGGTGACGCCGTTGGCGGTGTTGGCGGGCGAGACCATGGCGACCTTGCTGGGCTGCAGCGCGGCGCTGGCGGGGATGGCCACGCCGGAGTTCAGGGTGCCCACGACGGCCAGGATCTGGCGGTCGGCGGCGATCTTACGGGCGGCAGCGGTGCCGGTGGCGGGGTCGGCCTGGTCGTCGTAGGGCACGAGCACGAGGTCGAAGCCGAGTTTCTTGAACTGGGCCTTGTACTCGTTGACGGCCAGCTGGGTGCCGTTGCGGATCTGGGTGCCCAGGTCGCTCTGGCCGCCGGACAGTGGGCTGAGGCTGGCGATCTTGATGGTGGTCTGGGCGGACGCGCTGCCGAGGGCGAGGGCTGCCAGGACGGTAAGGCTCAGGGCGGTTTTCTTCATGGGGCCTCCAGATATAGGTACACGTCGGGTCTGTTAACCCGGGTGCGGTGTGGTGATGCCGAGATTCTATGGAGCGCTTTAGGTCATGTCAATGCGCCGCTCATGAGTGCGCTTGAAATGATTCTGGCAACACCACCTTGATACCATTCTGAAATTGCCGCGAACCTCCTGCATCCAGCAATCAGGTTGCTCTGACTGGCGCTGGTGAATCCGGAACGAGTGATTCCATGCACGCGGGCGCAAGAAGCGCCTTTCCGCCCCCGCGCGTCGGCCCCCGGTGAATGAAGGCGCCGGTCAAATGCAGACCAGCGGACGCAGACCGGGGCCGGTCCCGCCGGTGGAACCCCGGTGCCGGGCAGCGCAGGATCAGATCAGGTCGAGGTAACGGTCGAGTTCCCACTGGTGGACGGCCGCGCTGTACTCGCGCCACTCGGCGCGTTTGGCCGCCACGAAGTGATCCATGACGTGCTCGCCGAGCGCACGTCGCATCACCTCGTCCTTCTCGAGTTCCTCGACGGCCTCGCGCAGGTCGCTGGGCAGTTCGCGTACGCGGTGGTGACGTTTCTCGCGGACCGTCATCTTGAAGATGTTGCGCTGAATGGCCGGCGCGGGCTCCATCCGGCCCTCCAGGCCGTCCAGCCCGGCGGCGAGCATCACGGCCAGCGCCAGGTACGGGTTGCAGCTCGGGTCGGGCATGCGCACCTCGGCGCGCGTGGAGTTCCCGCGCTTGGCGGGAATGCGGATCAGGGCCGAGCGGTTGCTGGTACTCCAGGCCACGTTCACGGGCGCCTCGAAGCCCGGCACCAGCCGTTTGTAGCTGTTCACCAGCGGATTGGTGATGGCCGTCATGCCGCCCGCGTGGTCCAGCAGGCCCGCGATGAACTGTTCGGCCGTGCGGGACAGTCCGTACTCGCCGGCCGGGTCCGCGAAGGCGTTCACGCCGTCACGGAACAGGCTCAGGTGGCAGTGCATGCCGCTGCCGTTCACGCCGGGGATCGGCTTGGGCAGGAATGACGCCAGCAGCCCGTACTCCAGCGCGACCCGCTTGACCACGAACTTGAACGTCGCGATGCGGTCCGCGGTTTCCAGGGCCGGGGCGTACCGGAAGTCGATCTCGTGCTGGCCCGGCGCGACCTCGTGGTGGGCGGCCTCGATCTCGAAGCCCATCTCGACGAGCTTGTTGGTGATCTCGCGGCGGATGCGTTCACCCTTGTCGATGGGGGCCAGGTCGAAGTACCCGGCCTTGTCGTGCGTGACGGTGCTGCCCAGTCCGGCCGGTGTGCGCTCGAACAGGAAGAATTCCGGTTCCGTACCGACGAACATCTCGAAGCCCAGCGCCTGCGCCCGCGCGATCTGCCGCTTGAGCACCTGCCGGGGATCGCCCTCGAAGGGGGTGCCGTCGGGCAGGGCCACGTCGCAGATCAGCCGGGCGACCTTGCCGCGCTCGCCCTCCTCGCGGGAGAACTGCGGATAGATCAGGAACGTGCCCAGGTCCGGGCGCAGCAGCATGTCGGACTCCTCGACGCGCGTGAAGCCCTCCACGGCGCTGCCGTCGAATGTCAC
Above is a genomic segment from Deinococcus depolymerans containing:
- a CDS encoding branched-chain amino acid ABC transporter permease, with amino-acid sequence MDLATLLPFLVNVIVGGLVLGFVYAIIALGYTMVYGVLQLINFAHSEVFVTGAVVGFEVFRLLKGVDMNGYLKLVIALLAAMTISGLLNVLIERLAYRPLRNAPKLVPLITAIGVSLILQDVLRVIEGLQGRFDLTYTLPAGFADKFCAATSSCAPLGNFLRGVGVDLQLKDVILVVVALLSLGILNYLVNRTRLGKAIRAVAQDRVTAGLMGIDSNRMISATFLIGGALGGISGVLFGMKFGTVNAYSGFDPGIIAFTAAVLGGIGSIPGAVLGGLTLGVIQNLIGVTNILGQVVGSENLGAIDASYQRIGAFIVLVLILIFKPTGLLGKSNVEKV
- a CDS encoding branched-chain amino acid ABC transporter substrate-binding protein; translated protein: MKKTALSLTVLAALALGSASAQTTIKIASLSPLSGGQSDLGTQIRNGTQLAVNEYKAQFKKLGFDLVLVPYDDQADPATGTAAARKIAADRQILAVVGTLNSGVAIPASAALQPSKVAMVSPANTANGVTDRGLSNMNRIVARDDSQGPAGANFISGNLKAKKVYILNDKTAYGEGLAKEVEKALKAKAVTVSANEGTEEKSDFSSIIAKIKLQKPDAIYFGGIYNQVGVFIKQLRESGVATPVVGGDGLDSGELPVIVGAANANNIYFTTVAAPIDALPAAKVFAASYKKTFNDDAQGFGAFGYDAAKVVLQGVLNAVRGNSNKLPSRAQVESAIRKGSFTGLLSGNVAFNSVGDRKAGTLYVMNVTDGKFKLSTSLPVKAPKP
- the glnA gene encoding type I glutamate--ammonia ligase, whose product is MPTRSSRSTATPASPEVPARPTQPGGPTRESILARLHEAEVKFLRLQFTDILGTTKNVEVPKSQFQKALNGDVTFDGSAVEGFTRVEESDMLLRPDLGTFLIYPQFSREEGERGKVARLICDVALPDGTPFEGDPRQVLKRQIARAQALGFEMFVGTEPEFFLFERTPAGLGSTVTHDKAGYFDLAPIDKGERIRREITNKLVEMGFEIEAAHHEVAPGQHEIDFRYAPALETADRIATFKFVVKRVALEYGLLASFLPKPIPGVNGSGMHCHLSLFRDGVNAFADPAGEYGLSRTAEQFIAGLLDHAGGMTAITNPLVNSYKRLVPGFEAPVNVAWSTSNRSALIRIPAKRGNSTRAEVRMPDPSCNPYLALAVMLAAGLDGLEGRMEPAPAIQRNIFKMTVREKRHHRVRELPSDLREAVEELEKDEVMRRALGEHVMDHFVAAKRAEWREYSAAVHQWELDRYLDLI